A region from the Beduinella massiliensis genome encodes:
- a CDS encoding helix-hairpin-helix domain-containing protein gives MSADIILKRAKKMGKAGVRRAGMLLCYAACLCALLAFTRLPALNETRHETESAAPVYLPTVAPSPAPRETQRARLDLNLADAWMLTAIPGVGEQTAQRIVAYRTEHGGFCSVEELVNVEGIGQKKAESIWPYVCIGEEMR, from the coding sequence ATGTCCGCGGATATCATTCTGAAGCGGGCGAAGAAGATGGGAAAGGCGGGCGTGCGCCGCGCGGGGATGCTGCTTTGTTATGCGGCATGTCTGTGCGCGCTGCTCGCCTTTACCCGTCTGCCGGCGCTGAACGAAACCCGGCATGAGACGGAAAGTGCCGCGCCCGTATACTTGCCGACGGTTGCCCCGAGTCCTGCGCCGCGGGAAACACAGCGTGCCCGCCTCGACCTGAACCTCGCGGACGCCTGGATGCTGACTGCGATTCCCGGCGTAGGCGAGCAGACGGCCCAGCGCATCGTCGCCTACAGGACGGAACACGGCGGATTTTGCAGCGTCGAGGAGCTAGTGAACGTGGAGGGAATCGGTCAGAAGAAGGCGGAGTCCATCTGGCCTTACGTCTGCATAGGAGAAGAAATGCGATGA